One window of the Trifolium pratense cultivar HEN17-A07 linkage group LG2, ARS_RC_1.1, whole genome shotgun sequence genome contains the following:
- the LOC123909363 gene encoding putative pentatricopeptide repeat-containing protein At1g77010, mitochondrial yields the protein MTMDLYGVCRTLSEVRQLHRSLLKTGTLHSFVTTTNRLLQLYTRSGSLHDASKLFDEMPQPNPFSWNTLIEAHINSGNRNKSLQLFHAMPHKTHDSWNLLVSSFSKSGDLQQAHNLFNVMPMKNPRVWNSIIRGYSRHGHPRKALLLFKEMNLDPSETVHRDAFVLSTVFGVCADLFALDCGKQVHARLFIEGFELDLDKVLCSSIVNFYGKCGDLDSAARVVGFVKEVDDFSLSALVSGYANAGRMDVARRVFDKKVDPCAVLWNSIISGYVFNGEEMEALALFNTMRRHGVWGDFSAVTNILRAARSLLNVELVKQMHDHAFKIGATRDIVVSSALLDAYSKCEHPHEACKLFDELKSYDAILLNTMITVYCNCGRMEDAKWIFNMMPNKTLISWNSILAGLAQNASPGEVLDTFFRMNKLDVKMDKFSFASVISACASKSFLQLGEQVFGKTIALGLECDQIISTSLVDFYCKCGLVEMGRNVFDGLIETDEVSWNAMLMGYATNGYGKEALTLFNEMRYSGVRPSAITFTGVLSACDHCGLVEEGRNIFHTMKHEYDINPGVEHYSCMVDLFARAGCFGEAMYLIDEMPFQADANMWSSVLRGCISHGNKAVGKKVAEQIIQLDPKNSGAYIQLSNIHATSEDWEGSAKVRELMRYKNVHKIDGCSWADC from the coding sequence ATGACTATGGACTTGTATGGCGTGTGCCGCACGCTTAGTGAAGTGAGGCAACTCCACCGGTCACTCCTCAAAACTGGTACGCTGCATTCATTCGTCACCACCACCAACCGCCTCCTTCAACTTTACACCCGCAGTGGCTCTCTTCATGATGCATCCAAACTGTTCGACGAAATGCCGCAACCAAATCCTTTTTCCTGGAACACCCTCATTGAAGCACACATCAACTCAGGCAACAGAAATAAGTCACTACAATTGTTCCACGCCATGCCTCACAAAACCCATGATTCTTGGAACCTCCTTGTTTCTTCGTTTTCCAAATCCGGTGACCTTCAACAAGCTCACAATCTCTTTAATGTCATGCCTATGAAGAATCCCCGTGTCTGGAATTCCATCATTCGTGGTTATTCTCGACACGGGCATCCCAGAAAAGCGCTTTTACTCTTTAAGGAGATGAATTTAGACCCTTCGGAAACTGTGCACCGTGACGCCTTTGTGTTGTCAACTGTTTTCGGTGTATGTGCTGACTTGTTTGCTCTTGATTGTGGGAAACAAGTTCATGCCCGTCTTTTCATTGAAGGTTTTGAACTTGACCTTGACAAGGTTTTGTGCAGTTCGATAGTTAATTTTTATGGGAAATGTGGTGATTTGGATAGTGCTGCTCGCGTGGTAGGTTTTGTGAAGGAAGTTGATGACTTTTCTTTATCTGCTTTGGTATCAGGTTATGCAAATGCTGGTAGAATGGATGTTGCAAGAAGGGTTTTTGATAAAAAGGTCGATCCTTGTGCTGTGCTGTGGAATTCGATTATTTCGGGTTATGTGTTCAATGGTGAGGAAATGGAAGCATTGGCTCTCTTCAACACAATGCGTAGACATGGGGTTTGGGGAGACTTCTCGGCTGTTACAAACATTTTGAGGGCTGCTAGAAGCTTGCTCAATGTTGAACTCGTTAAGCAAATGCATGATCATGCTTTTAAAATTGGGGCGACTCGTGATATTGTGGTTTCTAGTGCTCTGCTTGATGCATACTCGAAATGTGAACACCCTCATGAAGCTTGCAAGTTGTTTGATGAGCTGAAATCATATGATGCAATATTGCTTAATACTATGATTACTGTGTATTGTAATTGTGGTAGAATGGAAGATGCAAAATGGATTTTTAACATGATGCCTAATAAAACCCTGATTTCATGGAATTCAATCCTGGCTGGCCTCGCTCAGAATGCATCTCCAGGTGAGGTGTTGGATACTTTTTTTAGGATGAATAAGCTGGATGTCAAAATGGACAAGTTTAGCTTTGCCAGTGTTATCAGTGCTTGTGCTAGTAAATCATTCCTTCAACTTGGGGAGCAGGTATTTGGTAAAACTATCGCTTTGGGGCTTGAATGCGACCAAATCATTTCTACCTCACTTGTTGACTTTTATTGTAAATGCGGTCTTGTTGAGATGGGACGGAATGTTTTTGATGGATTGATAGAAACTGATGAAGTTTCATGGAATGCAATGCTGATGGGATATGCGACAAATGGGTATGGAAAAGAAGCACTAACCCTTTTTAATGAAATGAGGTATAGTGGTGTGAGACCTTCTGCTATTACTTTTACTGGGGTTCTTTCAGCTTGTGATCACTGTGGTCTGgtagaagaaggaagaaatatATTCCACACTATGAAACATGAGTATGATATAAATCCAGGGGTTGAACATTACTCTTGCATGGTTGACCTTTTTGCCAGAGCTGGTTGTTTTGGGGAAGCAATGTATCTTATTGACGAGATGCCTTTTCAGGCTGATGCAAACATGTGGTCATCAGTATTAAGAGGCTGCATATCGCATGGAAATAAGGCTGTTGGAAAGAAGGTGGCAGAGCAAATTATTCAGCTTGATCCTAAAAATTCAGGTGCTTATATACAATTATCTAACATACATGCAACTTCTGAAGACTGGGAAGGATCAGCAAAAGTAAGAGAGTTGATGAGATATAAGAATGTTCATAAGATTGATGGTTGCAGTTGGGCAGATTGTTGA
- the LOC123909366 gene encoding uncharacterized protein LOC123909366 — protein MFDPTKKHHQPNNSFDLYDETRHETSEATNYNNIWPLKKPQLGLDDDEPRWSMNSPHYRSLSPVSRKEAIVRGQKELMEMVRNMPETNYELSLKDLVEHHHRVVNTREENTEEEEKKMMKKNLSGKKIDNKTVEIKKNGKIDHDQGFYLKMGLPFFSLRSKDKKKKKKESKVSPRPSISDGQVKEKEWCKKGSSDYKESDDSAASSMISNGSIKSSTSSSSNGSIRSRSRRLRSNSIILRREKGGGLCWAMFRRPKIQTKK, from the exons ATGTTTGATCCAACAAAGAAACATCACCAACCCAACAATTCATTCGATTTGTACGATGAAACAAGACATGAAACATCGGAAGCTACAAATTATAACAATATTTGGCCTTTAAAAAAACCCCAATTGGGTTTAGATGATGATGAACCTCGATGGAGTATGAATTCTCCACATTACAGAAGCCTCTCCCCTGTTTCAAGAAAAGAGGCTATAGTCAGAGGACAGAAAGAATTAATGGAAATGGTTCGGAACATGCCGGAAACAAACTATGAACTTTCATTGAAAGATCTTGTGGAACATCATCATAGGGTTGTTAATACCAGAGAAGAAAATACAGAAGAGgaagagaagaagatgatgaagaagaatttGAGTGGGAAGAAGATTGATAATAAGACGGTAGAGATAAAGAAAAATGGGAAAATTGATCATGATCAAGGTTTCTACCTGAAAATGGGGTTACCCTTTTTCAGTTTGAGATCTAAGgataaaaagaagaagaaaaaagagtcAAAAGTTTCACCTAGACCATCAATTTCTGATGGACAGGTAAAGGAGAAAGAATGGTGTAAGAAGGGTTCTTCAGATTATAAAGAGAGTGATGATAGTGCTGCATCAAGTATGATTAGTAATGGAAGCATCAAAAGCTCTACTAGTAGTAGCAGCAATGGCAGTATCAGAAGCAGAAGCAGAAGATTGAGAAGTAATAGCATAATACTAAG GCGTGAGAAGGGTGGAGGTCTTTGCTGGGCTATGTTTCGCAGACCCAAAATCCAGACGAAAAAGTAA